The window AATGGTACTGAGCCAGAATCTGAACATAGCAAGTTCAGGTACGACTCTCGGTCAAACGATCGCCATCGAAGATCACCTAGTAGTCCAAAGAAAAGAAAACCTAagacaaaaaacaagaaacagacaaCTTGTAATTTGATTCCGTTGTGCGAAAAAAATGCTAAACAAAATTTAGATGATAATATTTCCAAACGGATTTCTTGCTTAAGTGAAGAAGGATTAGGCCTAACAGACACAGCTCACCAAACAAAATCCAATGCAGAAAAACCCTTAAATGATATGAACGATTCCGTTTTTAGCCATTGTAAACGTGATAAGTTGGCTGACGAAAGAAAAAGCAGTTCAGTTTCCAGAGAAAGTGGATTTGTTGTTGAAGATAGTGAGGGAGCCAGTGTTGATGACAAACTCACAACGGCATCGAATCAAAACACGTCAGATCAAAACATGATTACGTGCGTAAGTAATCCCTTAACGAATTACCCGGATATCGATGAAAATAACTCATTGTCTTGGTCTTGTGTAGAGAGCACTGAGGACAGTGACACTGATGTAAGTGTTCTAGACACAACATCATCTTGTAGTTGTGTTTCATGCTGCAGCTGTTGTTCGTCGTATGAAGAAGGGGAAAACAGTGGGGGAGACTGCCTCCAATGTCTCCAAGAAAATTCTACCCGAGCACTCACACCGGATGTGTTGGTACTGAGCCACCAGATCAAGACTACTGAAGTATGTTTAGAAGCTTCCCATTCCACGAATAATACAGATAAGAACGAAAGTACCCGGATTCTGGACACTTCAACACAAGAAGAAATGGCGCCGATAGAAGAGATACGTAACAACTCAGGTGGATTCCTAGTCCCTCACTTTAATTTACAAAGTGACATAATGCACTCAGCAAAGGTATGTTTTATAGACATTTGATTGGTCGTGTTATGTTAAAAATTAACGAAACTGTTCCGTTACACTCATTCATAAGTCCATTGCACTAAACCGGCGAAGGAAGACCAGTCAAAAGTTTATAACGAAACCCAAAGGTAAACCAAAATCTTGTAACTGTTATAGCCATGTTTAGAGAAACATAAATTCTATAAACTACCAATGCACATTTCGATGACAAAGTTAGATTGTTtacttgtaattaagcacaaagctacacattgggctatctgtactctgcccaccacgtatGTATCAAagcccgaattttagcattgagGCCCcgcggttagggcgctcgactcgcaatctgagggtcgcgggctcaaatctctgtcacaccaacgTGCTTCaatcgtgggagcattataagttacggtgaatcccactactGGTTGGCAAAACAGTAGTCCAAGcgtttgcgatgggtggtgatgtccagctgcctttcttcttgtcttatCCTGCtagttagggaaggctagcacggatagctctcgtgtagctatgtgcgaaattcaaaaacatacaaacttttaacgttgtaagtctgcagacatgtcgcTATGCCACTACTGGGGAAGGGGGCGCAATAAagttagttaaaataaattttacattccaaataattataaaaaaattttgttttaacgtACGTTTTACATTTTCGGTTTCCTCAGGACTAACACATGGAACTGAAGAAGCCGAAAAGACAAAATgtctgttaaaataaaagttttttataaatatctggGGAGTAAAGTTCGTTTTTTCGaactttatttacaaaatctGTCAGTTCTTTAAGTATGTACTACAAATTTTGAATGCCAACGCACAATACATCATCTAGCAGAACTTActtcaaaaatgtatatttctaccaaataataaatatgagaCTCCATTTATAAAGATTAAATGTTCTAGTTACGTGAAAAGCTAGAAGTTCATACTTCCAAACAATAGTGTATCCAACCAAGCAAAACGATCCTCAAAAGCTTGAATAATAGCAGATCTATTTAAAGTGAGAACCAGGGCTGACTTTACCGATTTACTTAAAACATGATAACACGTAAAAGGTATTTCAAAACAAAGCGTGTACGACTTTTTGGGTATTCTTTTCCTGCAAACTTTCGTGAAAAATTTGCTTGTTCATAATCgaataacattgtttgtacttcAAGGTAAAGTATACTTTTATATACTCTGTTTTGTTATCGACGCCTTCTTCtcatgtttttgtattgtttttgctTGTAGttaaactcaaagctacacaatgggccatctgttctctgcctaccatcagtatcgaaacccgatttctagcgttgtaagtccacagacatactgctgagctatttatgtatagaatatactattttagaattatatattatgttaaatgatcatattaacatttttttttctctaatatatttttgttagtttattaagcGTATCTAGTGGTAACCTTCCCTTGAAatttgctcggcatggccaggtggttaaggcactcgactcgcaatctgagggtcgaggtttcgaatccccgtcataccaaacatggtcgctctttcaaccgtggaagcgttataatgttacggtcaatcccactatttgttagtaatagagtagcccatgagttgggagtgggtggtgatgactagctgcctttcctctagccttacgctgctaaattagtgatgggtagcgctgatagccctcttgtagcttcgcgcgaaattcaaaacaaaccgaaccctTGGCATtttttgaaatttagaaataagtGGAAGTTCGTATAGTTCGATTTTCATGATGACAGAGGGTCTAGTGATTATAGCGCTTGAGTTGTAATTAGCGGTTCGTGAGATCGAAACCCTTCACTGAACTtgctctcctttcagccgtgggggcgtcataatgttatagtcaatcgtactattcgttggtgaaaaaaaaagagtatcccaagagtagacgttgggtggtgttgactagttactTTGTCTCTAGTctgttactgctaaattaagaacagttaATGTAAATAACCTTCAAGTGGCTTTTCTCGGAAGTCAACAagtgaaaaaaatcacaaaaaataggttttatataatatatacttgaAGCCGTTGGTGAAACTCCATAACTGCAAAATTAAGGGgcaaaaaacaaagacaattgtACGTGAAACGTGAACTTTGATAGAAACAGATAAAAAACGCCACAAGacttgaatattataatattttacatgagttagcattctaatcattataacctTTTGTTTCATAACATTGCATAGTCTTATACTGGTGTGTTAAATTAGCTACTTTATTTATTGGGTCGATTTTTAGTCATCTATACAGACATGTTTCTGTGATGAGAAATTCATGACATAATGTGACTTCGATACATTCATAAAAGATCCCTCCACCCCTGCTTTACTTCTATGCAACAGTGTGTGTGAATGTATAACTAGTGTTTCCTCTTGAAATCATAACACTTTTTATATGTCATGAAAAATTATAGGACATCAAAGAACGGTCAACGAATGTGTTCCCGGACGTTAGCGCCCTCTATGATCAGCTCACTCAAGAAGAATTTCTTTCAACATTGAGCATACACGAAGCTGCCAAAACTGGGGACTTGTACGCAGTTAAACTGCTGCTGAAAACCGACCGGAAACGAATGGAGTAAGACCTCTTCCAAGTTTTATTAACCTCGTTTTATTAAAGTGAACAATCTGAagaatacagaaaatgttttaacaaagagaTGAGATATTTAGTACGGATTCGTTGATCTGGTTGAAGCTACGTAATAGACATTCTATGGTTTGCCCACAGTAGGGATCGAACATTGATTTTAAGGTTATAGAAACGCGTTGAAGTTTATCTAGGAGACACCAGGGGGCTTTGGTAATAAATATAGGCGGGAAACCTCAGCAAAATTGCTTGACTTCTCTTCTTCCTGTTTTGCTAAATCCTCTAATAAAAAATCAGTCAAAATCACAAATGttttaatctgttttttatttgatttaccagcattttttaaaacttgtatgtttttcttatatttttactgtttctaCTTGTTTTGTATGgcaaaattacttaaatatatttttcttctgtctGGCTGAATCTTTTGTACAAGAATCGTgtatattttacaattactttacaGCAGAATCCCTCACTAATGATCGTGTATTTGTACTACTTCTCTAGTGttaagctcggcatggccaggtggttaaggcactcgactcctaatccgagggttgctggttcgaatccccgtcacaccaaacatgttcgccctttcagccgtggaggcgttataatgagacggccaatccaactattcgttggtaaaagagtagcccaacagttggcggtgggtgtgatgactagctgccttccctctactcttacactgccaaattagggacgcagatagccctcgtgtagctttacgcgaaattcaaaacaaactaaaatctaTGGTCAAATCCCTGCTAAATCATTTAGAAAAGAGTCGATTGTGATCCATTGGGTAGCATGCTGTATTGTAGCTTCTTAGATCAgtccctgcatggccaggtggtcagagGCTTTTGACTCGCAGCCTGAGGATCGAGGGCTCGAATCCTTGTCCTATAAATTAGACAAATCGATAACTGGCACTTGAGTTGTAGTTAACGGTTTACAAAATTGAATTTCTTCGCTGAACTTGCTCTcccatttcagccttggggacgttataatgtgacggccaatcccactattcgttgaaaaaaagagaagcccaagagttgatgatcggttgtgatgactagctgctttccctttagtgtttcattgctaaattagagacggctagctcatACATCCCTCGTGCATCACtgcgctaaattcaaaccaaaccaatccttaTATCTATGGTTTGTGCCTCATCTACTCTTTGTTACAAAATCGCGCTCTGCATGTTGAGACCATGAGTGGGTTATAAAAGTGATGGCCTAATTTTGCTAAACGAttagagtagcccagaagtttcGGTGAATGTTACTCTTAATCTAGCATTTCAATATTTTGGCAAATaattcttgtgtagctttgtgtgaatatcataaaaaaaataaacctttaactATAATCGCAAGTTTTCTACTTCTCTGGCCTAATAAGAATGTGTTAATGTATTTAACTTCTTCAGTCTAGCCACATCCACTAACAATATCTGAACACTTTCAGTGTATTTTTGTAGCTTAACAAAGATCGATCACTTTCTACTTCTTCTGTAgaattgtatgttttataattttgcaaTCCAGCCTAACACATTACAGCTGTTCTGTATTTTCTAATCCCGCAAATTATCCAGCATTCCTACAGAGTCAGAAATAAATCAATTTGActgtcacagtttttatctgttaATCAGGACTGTTGATGAAAGAGCTTGGACTCCCATCCACTTAGCGGCAGCACACGGTCACTGTGACATCGTGAAAGTAAGCcaaactttttttatttgaaatccCTTCTCAAAAATTCACGTTAAAATTATCACTATTACATTATTTTAGAATATGagtcattccatgccaactcacccagaaaaaaaagaacttttgccagttcatgtcatagattttctttaaaacaattttagcaAAAACTTCGTattgatttattcagccatgaaaaatcctaaagctgtactgcttggctgaataaatcaaaatgaagtgtttgcttgaatttttttcaaggaattctatgacatgaactgggaGGTCTaggtgagttggcatggaataACCCACATGTAATGTGATAATTTATGTCACATATAACgttctgttatattttttatctattagCTAATGAAGAATAATCACACACTGAGTGAGTTTATGTTAATTAAACACAATATACAACAGGCTAGAATTGGTAAAACGAGCACTTTGTACTCTCAAAGTATATGCTTGAAGCCAACCAAATAACTtaacaattaatttattgttttagtatttaGCAGAAAACGGTGCACACCTCGCTGCCTTGGATCCTAGTGGTTATACAGCCATTCATATAGCAGCTATGAACGGCCACGTGGGCTGTATTGAGGTCAGTAACAACATCAGACAAAAGTATTGTGTTACATGTAATTAACGTTAATGCCAAGCAACCAGATATATAGTTCCCAATTGAACCAGTTTTCtcatgtttttgttggttttctaGATAAACTACGATCTTATATTAATCTATTTCTCTTTTATTTATAGTGCGAgccattttagaaaaataatactaCTAAGATTACAACGGAAAGCTCATTCTCTATAAAAAATtacgtatatatttgtttgtgataATCGACGCTCGTCAGTTTTGTTAcacaaagtacaaaacaaaaacgtttccAATATAAATTAGGACTGAACCATTACGTGACATGCCATAGAATATACAATTTAATAGTTAGTGGtgttaaacaaaacttaaaaaaaaacacttttactttAAAAGGATGGAGGTAGAGAGTTTGGTAGAAATACGGGTTGGTTTATTTCTattataagatttaaaaaatgGGTGGAGGTTGGAggttttacattataaaacctttAGAAGGGTTTGATTCtaattttaggttatatctaaatattaagggTAACTGTCTTACGATAACTGGCTGAAGACAACGAAAGGCAGTAGGAGTTGAAACTTTTTTGgtttgatttaaaacattttaattgctGTGTTATTCGATAGATGGCAGTCatgcaatacaattcgagtacgATCTCATGTGTGTGATCTTGTTCGAATATTGCGCGTATGGAGTCGAGTTTGTCGTTCATATGTAATCTTTAGTAAtatgaaacagttattttaaaaacaacctaCTACACTGTATTACACATCGATTAATTAGCTGATAaccttaataaataatttatcatcacCTCAAAGtgttttaaactttgttgaaACTTTTCTTAGGTTCTCTTGGTCATGGGCTGCGAAGTAGACAACGTGACTTCAGAAGGATTTACACCTCTTCATCTTGCTGTCCTAAAGTACGTAGAATGTGTACACGTTTGGAGAGCCATGACACATATTAAAAAAGTAGGATGGGAGAGAGACATAACTAAGGAACATTCtaagaaaacaattataatattgcCATTACAGTGGCCACATTAAACTTACAGCCCTAAATTACTCTCGAGATAGTgggtagcaaaaaaaaaagaccttGTAGGCTAGTAGTTCCAGTTATGTCAACatacactggtggccaaaatcttaaggccaatgaacataaagaaaaatatgcattttgcgttgttagactcagccacttatttgagtagagcttcaaaagatgaaaataagaaaagggaaaataaaaataaaaaacattttagcatttaatagggaaaatgtgaacactatgagattagcctaaatactagctggtcaaaagtttaagaccatactgaaacgaagcgttaatcggtaaacatgtaacgaaaatTAGTCagttgtgttcaagcattagcgttgtcaacatcgcCCATTAACATCTcgtgtgttacattggataaaaatatggcaaagactaaaacgttgacagagtttgaacgtgacagaattgtcaagctgcaaaagcaaggtctctctcaacgtgccatcgctggtgagattgggcgtagtaaaactgatgttgcaaatttcttaaaagaccatgagggatatggaatgagaatttcaagtggtcggcccaagaaaatttcgccaccgttgagcaggatgattcgataggttgttcggcaagacaccagccgatcttcgaaccagattaaggcccttacggacgcagaatgcagctcaagaacaataagacggcatctacaagagaaaggctttacaaaccgtaaacgtcttcaaaggccacgcctccttccacaccacgaaacagctcagttaaaatttgctgagaagcaccaaacatgggttgtagaaaagtggaagaaggttttgttctatgatgagaaaaaatttaacctggttggttcagatggcttccaacgttactggcacaataaggatatcccatcggagaaattttctacacgacacagtggaggaggttccattatgatttggggtgctttctccttccatggaacaatggagcttcaggctatacaggggcgtcaaatagcagctggctacattggcatgttggagagagtatccttattgactgaaagccctcgcttgtgtggaaatgactggatctttcagcaggacaatgctgtaATCCACAATACTGGCAGGGCAAAGggctttttcatggcgaataacacgattcttttggaccatccagcgtgttcgcccgaactgaaccccattgaaagtATTTGgagatggatggcaagggaagtctacagaaatgaacgtcaattccaaacagtgcatgattttcgtgaagccatcttgaccatttggaataacattccagtcagccttctgcaaaagcttatatcgaccatgccaaagcgaatgtttgcagttattcgcaatggcGGTCGTGCAACTCaccactgagacctcttgttagacatttcctaccctgtttaggacttctttttggtatggtcttaaacttttgaaaatctagtatttaggctaatttcatagtgttcacattttccctattaaatgctaaaatgtttttatttttattttcccttttcttattttcatctttcgaagctctactcagataagtggttgagtctaacaacacaaaatgcatattttttttctttatgttcattggccttaagattttggccagcagtgtttgtacaataaaatacgACCAGAATTTCTGTCTtcttttgttataatttcttGTTATAACCTATTTTCAATTAGGCGTTTCTAAAATGAGTATTGTTGTTAAACCGGAAGGAAGTTTAACATAATACGATGGAAGTGGCCTTAACGACCGAAACTCtccaaagtttaataaataatttcagcCTAATACGAAGCGAGTTAGGCTACTGTATTTaatcagtctgtttatatcagtTTTCTATTACTGACAAACAGTTAGTGAGTTACTTTAAtgctgcccccagtggctcagcggtatatctgcggacttataacgctaaaaatcgggtttcgatatccgtggtgggaagagcacagatagcccattgtgtagctatgtgcttaattcaaaacaacaacaactttaatgCTGTATATTTTGAGTTTTTCTTTCGACGAAGGAGTGCatatataaaattagtaaataagtTGAATTTATATTAGAGGTAATTTTAGTTCATTTATGAAGTTATACCTATCCTATCCGTGAACGTTGGTTGCATTAACCCTGGAATTTGTagtcaaagaaaaaaaatgtttttcttgtttagtTAACCGGACTTATCATTATGGATTTTACTCGATAATCCATAAGAACTCGAcctataaatgaaaaattaaaaatagtgttgtttataattttcagagTTTAACGTCTTTTACTAATAACTAAAAATTAGCCTGCTACAGAAGGACTACAGAATAACAGAATGAGTTATGCCTCTACGTCATTCAGGGGTTTCTTCTTTTCTTCACGTTTTAATTGAGGAGAAGAAAAGCTCACAAttagtaatgtttatattttaatctgGTTTTctatacgtttttttttgtaattgatgATGCGTGTTCAGTTGTGTGCTACTTTGTGATAACTGAAAaccttttatattttttgcatttgtttgtttttgtttagcgCTAACATCGAATGTTGTCAGGTCCTACTTTCATGGGGAGCCAACATCAACCGGAAGGATGGATTAGGGCGTACTGTTCACGATATGGCGGAAGAATACTCTTTAGATGAAGTTGCAGAACTGCTTAGCAATTACGAAAAGAAACTGGAGATCTATCAGAACATCTTGCATGAAGTTTCTGACAAAAAGTATGTGCCACTAATGGCATCACTGTCTCAGAATTATATGGTATTCAAGCTGAAATATAGTATTTCCATAAGTGCCATTGGAATTGTTTTTGGGGAGAGAAATATCTCAGTGTATTTATTTAATctatgattttttgttatttcacttttttttttgttttgtataaccTAAATGAGCATTATTGTTACACGGATATTGAGACCTTACCTCCGAGTGTCAGCGGTAAGGTTTCGGACTTACAGTGATAAAATTCTGGTCCCCAATCCCCACGGTAGACAGAATACAGGTAGCCCACTGTGTATCTTTATTTCAACctgtgaaataaatgaaaacgaCCCAGGTCACCAAGGAGCGATCAAATAAGGTGATTTGAACGGTAGGAGTGTGTAATAATCTAAGACTCAGCAAAATTAGTTATGTGTCACATTATGTGTCTAATAATGTAACACTAGTTAATTATTGTTATGATACTACGCCCATATGctatcagaaatatgttttcttaGAGTATATAGTATGAACAATTacagtatatttttaacattatttgtacaaatgACTGAACTGTCCCATACCACTGAagtccgtgatgacaagaaaacccacttgtagagaaaaatatatatgtaaaaacggctggtatgggtagagaaaactctgAAGGTtgtatttatgaatttataagcagcaaaatatattaatacaatatatttactcTGCAGGAAGGGGCAgtgttataagctatattttaatgttgtaattaatTGGTTAGCTTGAAGGCACATGATATTAAGATCAAGTAAATTTTTGGAAGAAGCTCGGAATATTCTAAGTTGATGTCACAAAGTTCTGTTAATTTTGCGagaacaattgtttgtttgttttggaatttcgcacaaagctacacgagggctatctgtgctagccgtccctaatttagcagtgtaagactagagggaaggcagctagacatcaccacccaccgccaactttgggctactctttaaccaacgaatagtgaaattggccgtcaaattataacacccacactgctgaaagggcgagcatatttggtgtgacggggattcgaacccgcaaccctcagattacgaatcgaactccttaaccaacctagctatgccgggccttaaagTTAACGCAACAAAAGTTAAGCGTCAATTAACCATGTGTTCTgaacaaacaaaagtataatttaatgtgtggaatgttaattataataatgcaGTATTCAGATTTTGTATTTCCAGAAAATGCGCATTTTAACGGACGTAaatgtactttaataaatatttggtgcaacaacatattaaaaacttataaaaacttttaaaatgtgtaacGTTAGGTTGTAGAATaacattacaagtttatttattggtAGTATTAAGTGCTATAAGGCTTAGcactactaaaataaaacaataattgtttacaagtTACAATGTTAATTTATCTCTATCGAATTTAGGCCTTACATAATAAAGGCGTAATTCATCTTAGGCATAAGACAACTGGACTTATAGATTTCAGTGTTTGCGGTTataattcttttgttttgttttgaatttggcgcaaagctacacgagggttatctgcgctagtcgtccctaatttagcagtgaaagattagaaggaaggcagctagttatcaccacccaccgccaactcgtgggctactctttttaccaacgaacagtggaattgaccgttacattataacgctcccacggctgaaagagtgagcacgtttggtatcaaggggattcgaacccgcggattatgagtcaagtgccttaaccacctggccatgccgggccaattcttTTGTATTATGCTATAAAGTTTCTTCTTAAAGAAATTGTGTCACAATACAGATACTAATTTGGCCTCAAATGTTTTATGGGTCTTCGCTAGTACCaaatcattttaattatattttattagtaacattattttcagttttttagtAGTTTATTTCTTAGTACTAGTATATAATATATGCGAATTTTGGCCAATAATAGCGTGAATAGTCAAAGGCCTAAATGCAGACTTACTGTGTAGACAAAAATTACCTTTTCTGGCATTGTACATAATGCAACTGAAGTATAGTTATGGTCATTGGGGAGAGAAAGCGTTTATTCGGAAACTATCTAGGCCTAAAGAATAACGAGTTGTTGCGTTAAAAATAAGGGGGAGGTTTAGAATACATAGCAAATAATTGAAGTTTGTCGttagttttctttagtttgtatAGTTTCACGTTATTTTTGTCTTTCGTTCAAGGACTGTGTGCACAAAGTGTTTGAATTTAGCAATTAAAAATATAACCCTAAGAAAATTCCCTTAAATTGTGCCTGAGTTTATGAACCACCAAAGTTTCTTAAATCATACCCATATCGAGTTGTTTCAAGTGGTTTGAGTTACAACCAGACTAGATTTCATAGTGGTTGATcatatttctactttatttttatctgtttggTTTTGAATGTTATTCAATGCgactaaacaacattttaaaatctattaaatatgtatttcaacAATTTGAAATTATCTTCTTCAACTATTGaatgtatttttttacagttgAGTCAAGGGTCTATGGTTCACGTTCGATTGTCGCTTATAACTTTCCACATTTTGGGGTTGCAGAAATGCCTTATAAGATACTGGTGAAGGAGAGGCGCAATCTTTGACACAATATAACCATGGAAAACATCCAGATGTTaagcagggaaacaaatataaacaaacgcaaaatcaaagaagccatacttatacaacaacacctttatacctatactaaataataacctaacatataactgcaacgccccctacaatcccatatccgtttacactctcgtccctaagacatgcgtCCTACAACAGTCGGTTGCAAActctttgctaacctgaagatgatctgagaaggtcgaaacattgtgctctgctttatcagtaacagtgttaatactcatagccgttctgaggtacatttttacttcaagtaggatTATCGTCATCACTAATGACACGGTATATTGCTTCTGATCATTAGATTTAGTTTCGTGCGAATATAAGCATCGCTATACcttcaataatatatttctagACTCATATATGCTTTAAAACACTCAGAAAATTGCGCAGTAACCTCGTCTGTTTCCCCAAGGGTGGTTTAGCGGCaattctgaaggcttataacactaaaaaatcaggtttcaatacttgcaGCGGGTAGAACACATAACTCATCGCGTAGTTTTGGG of the Tachypleus tridentatus isolate NWPU-2018 chromosome 13, ASM421037v1, whole genome shotgun sequence genome contains:
- the LOC143240113 gene encoding uncharacterized protein LOC143240113 isoform X3, which translates into the protein MSSSGSGDGCCESLLKNEINNNEQKLNVRTRSMGCNGSSPGPSKSSNVLVVKPQSAPSGVSFKRLPRITTTPPIQNQRKWTFPCYPRRVVKGTSIQTEIEIPEYQNGTQWYADGREPMLPNPDLIDKSLNISPDCQSAKLENSSKGEHHVSVFSDKRSEAWSSIRNPNLPMVSLGEKNRKQKYSESERKSLKTLKCAQGSTSVLYTETSLTVSEMTSNGTEPESEHSKFRYDSRSNDRHRRSPSSPKKRKPKTKNKKQTTCNLIPLCEKNAKQNLDDNISKRISCLSEEGLGLTDTAHQTKSNAEKPLNDMNDSVFSHCKRDKLADERKSSSVSRESGFVVEDSEGASVDDKLTTASNQNTSDQNMITCVSNPLTNYPDIDENNSLSWSCVESTEDSDTDVSVLDTTSSCSCVSCCSCCSSYEEGENSGGDCLQCLQENSTRALTPDVLVLSHQIKTTEVCLEASHSTNNTDKNESTRILDTSTQEEMAPIEEIRNNSGGFLVPHFNLQSDIMHSAKDIKERSTNVFPDVSALYDQLTQEEFLSTLSIHEAAKTGDLYAVKLLLKTDRKRMETVDERAWTPIHLAAAHGHCDIVKYLAENGAHLAALDPSGYTAIHIAAMNGHVGCIEVLLVMGCEVDNVTSEGFTPLHLAVLNANIECCQVLLSWGANINRKDGLGRTVHDMAEEYSLDEVAELLSNYEKKLEIYQNILHEVSDKKDPQSSVNAPT
- the LOC143240113 gene encoding uncharacterized protein LOC143240113 isoform X1, whose protein sequence is MSSSGSGDGCCESLLKNEINNNEQKLNVRTRSMGCNGSSPGPSKSSNVLVVKPQSAPSGVSFKRLPRITTTPPIQNQRKWTFPCYPRRVVKGTSIQTEIEIPEYQNGTQWYADGREPMLPNPDLIDKSLNISPDCQSAKLENSSKGEHHVSVFSDKRSEAWSSIRNPNLPMVSLGEKNRKQKYSESERKSLKTLKCAQGSTSVLYTETSLTVSEMTSNGTEPESEHSKFRYDSRSNDRHRRSPSSPKKRKPKTKNKKQTTCNLIPLCEKNAKQNLDDNISKRISCLSEEGLGLTDTAHQTKSNAEKPLNDMNDSVFSHCKRDKLADERKSSSVSRESGFVVEDSEGASVDDKLTTASNQNTSDQNMITCVSNPLTNYPDIDENNSLSWSCVESTEDSDTDVSVLDTTSSCSCVSCCSCCSSYEEGENSGGDCLQCLQENSTRALTPDVLVLSHQIKTTEVCLEASHSTNNTDKNESTRILDTSTQEEMAPIEEIRNNSGGFLVPHFNLQSDIMHSAKDIKERSTNVFPDVSALYDQLTQEEFLSTLSIHEAAKTGDLYAVKLLLKTDRKRMDIPTESEINQFDCHSFYLLIRTVDERAWTPIHLAAAHGHCDIVKYLAENGAHLAALDPSGYTAIHIAAMNGHVGCIEVLLVMGCEVDNVTSEGFTPLHLAVLNANIECCQVLLSWGANINRKDGLGRTVHDMAEEYSLDEVAELLSNYEKKLEIYQNILHEVSDKKDPQSSVNAPT
- the LOC143240113 gene encoding uncharacterized protein LOC143240113 isoform X2; translated protein: MSSSGSGDGCCESLLKNEINNNEQKLNVRTRSMGCNGSSPGPSKSSNVLVVKPQSAPSGVSFKRLPRITTTPPIQNQRKWTFPCYPRRVVKGTSIQTEIEIPEYQNGTQWYADGREPMLPNPDLIDKSLNISPDCQSAKLENSSKGEHHVSVFSDKRSEAWSSIRNPNLPMVSLGEKNRKQKYSESERKSLKTLKCAQGSTSVLYTETSLTVSEMTSNGTEPESEHSKFRYDSRSNDRHRRSPSSPKKRKPKTKNKKQTTCNLIPLCEKNAKQNLDDNISKRISCLSEEGLGLTDTAHQTKSNAEKPLNDMNDSVFSHCKRDKLADERKSSSVSRESGFVVEDSEGASVDDKLTTASNQNTSDQNMITCVSNPLTNYPDIDENNSLSWSCVESTEDSDTDVSVLDTTSSCSCVSCCSCCSSYEEGENSGGDCLQCLQENSTRALTPDVLVLSHQIKTTEVCLEASHSTNNTDKNESTRILDTSTQEEMAPIEEIRNNSGGFLVPHFNLQSDIMHSAKDIKERSTNVFPDVSALYDQLTQEEFLSTLSIHEAAKTGDLYAVKLLLKTDRKRMDIPTESEINQFDCHSFYLLIRTVDERAWTPIHLAAAHGHCDIVKYLAENGAHLAALDPSGYTAIHIAAMNGHVGCIEVLLVMGCEVDNVTSEGFTPLHLAVLNANIECCQVLLSWGANINRKDGLGRTVHDMAEEYSLDEVAELLSNYEKKLEIYQNILHEVSDKKDPQSPVNAPT